From one Candidatus Tanganyikabacteria bacterium genomic stretch:
- a CDS encoding type II toxin-antitoxin system VapC family toxin, whose amino-acid sequence MIVADTHAWLWWLSDDRRLSAAARRALESARAVGVPAACCWEVAWLAATRKIELRPSPAEWLRKAVRFGNVALLPMTPDIAVRGATLGRAFCGDPGDRQIVGTALQHSAPLVTCDGKIRDSGLVETIW is encoded by the coding sequence TTGATCGTCGCCGACACGCATGCCTGGCTGTGGTGGCTGTCGGACGATCGCCGGCTTTCGGCGGCAGCCAGGCGGGCTCTCGAATCGGCGCGCGCTGTCGGCGTGCCGGCGGCATGCTGCTGGGAAGTGGCGTGGCTGGCCGCGACCCGGAAGATCGAACTCCGGCCCTCGCCCGCAGAATGGCTGCGGAAGGCGGTCAGGTTCGGGAATGTCGCACTCCTGCCCATGACGCCCGACATCGCGGTCCGGGGCGCCACGCTGGGGCGAGCGTTCTGCGGCGACCCGGGAGACCGGCAGATCGTGGGTACCGCCCTGCAGCATTCCGCGCCGCTGGTCACTTGCGACGGCAAGATTCGAGACAGTGGCCTGGTCGAGACGATCTGGTAG
- a CDS encoding type II toxin-antitoxin system Phd/YefM family antitoxin, which translates to MRPRTIPAGEFKAKCLALLDEVATSGQVLIVTKRGKPVARVLPPEPAEDVRDYLRNSITILGDIVDTSDAWAEWDPELGLET; encoded by the coding sequence GGCCCAGGACGATTCCCGCCGGCGAGTTCAAGGCGAAATGCCTGGCGCTGCTCGACGAGGTCGCGACCTCGGGGCAGGTGCTGATCGTCACGAAGCGAGGCAAGCCCGTGGCTCGCGTCCTTCCTCCCGAGCCGGCCGAGGATGTCCGTGACTACCTCAGGAACTCGATCACGATACTGGGGGACATCGTGGACACCTCCGACGCCTGGGCCGAGTGGGATCCCGAGCTGGGGCTGGAGACTTGA